The stretch of DNA TGCGCTTGCTTCGCTGCAAGCACCGTCAACATACAGCGGAAGAATATCTCGAACAATATCGCATTGTTTACTCATGCTTTTCATCCATCCTTTCTTGAATTTTTAGCTTTGCACGATGATAAGTAACTCTCGCCCATGATTCTGTTTTTCCAAAAATTGCAGCGATTTGTGAAAAA from Anaerotignum faecicola encodes:
- a CDS encoding zf-HC2 domain-containing protein, whose amino-acid sequence is MSKQCDIVRDILPLYVDGACSEASA